CCTTTTGCATATAGGGTACCAAAGATGCAGAAGTTGTGACCATTGCCATCATACCTAAACCTGCCAAAAGGTGAGGCCCAACAAATAATTTACCACTATTAATATAAGTAACTGCCATACCGCCTACGGTACCAAGTACAATTAAAGCCATAAACAAAGAACCAACTTTGTGATGACGGTTGATAAAATTTCCTTTAACTAATTCCTTTCTTTCTTCCTTATCTGCCTGACGAAGACGTTTTACTTTGATACCTAAATATAGAGCGTAAATAGCCGTACCAAAAAGTACCCACATTAAAACAGGATGGGCAAACTGTGACCAAACTTTAATTGATTCCATTTGTTTTCCTCAATCGA
The sequence above is a segment of the Cyanobacterium stanieri PCC 7202 genome. Coding sequences within it:
- a CDS encoding hypothetical protein (KEGG: syp:SYNPCC7002_A1387 hypothetical protein~SPTR: Conserved hypothetical membrane protein), producing MESIKVWSQFAHPVLMWVLFGTAIYALYLGIKVKRLRQADKEERKELVKGNFINRHHKVGSLFMALIVLGTVGGMAVTYINSGKLFVGPHLLAGLGMMAMVTTSASLVPYMQKGNSLARLSHVGLNMTMLLIFAWQAFTGVQIVQKIIERM